In the genome of Candidatus Schekmanbacteria bacterium, the window GCAGGAGGAGGTATGTTCAGCTCAGCTCTATGGACATCCATAGCAACCGGCAAGACTCCAAGAGAAAATGGAGTCCAAGACCTAATCATGGTTTCATTGCCCGGAATGAAACATCCTCTCCCTTTCAGATTTCCATTTACTTACAATATCTTTAAATTGAATACTCCTAAATCATACCACATTAGGACAAATAGAATTTGGAATATTTTGAGCCATTATGGGAAGTTTTGTGAAGTTTATGGTTGGTGGTGCACTTGGCCTGTCGAAAGAGTCAACGGTATAATGGTTTCAATGGCGGCTGATAATCCTTTAAAAAGGATACAGCCTTCTATCCAAATGTTTTGAGTAAAGAAGCTTCTGAAATAGAGATTAGTCTTTCTGCTGAGAAAGAAAGTGTATTTAGAAAATATTTTGGACAAAAGATGACATCTTTAATGGAAGAAGATGCAAATAGCCATAATAGTGAAAAATCACCTGAAATGAAACGAATCGAAATTTTAAGACACGATTTTATGCGAGATCTCTTTTTTGAAGAGATTTCAACAAAGTTTATGAAAACTGAAAGTGATTTCAAAGCAGTTTATTTTTTAGGTCCTGATGGAATCGAGCATGCCTTTTGGAAGTATTATGAACCACATTATTTTGATGATGTCTCAGACAAGGATGTCGAAATTTTTGGTAAAATTATTGAAAATTATTACATTTTCTTGGACGAAGCTGTTGGAAATCTTTACTCTTCAATAGATGACGATACAGTAACAATTATAATTTCAGACCACGGAATGGGGCCTTGGAGAAGGAGTTTATTTGATAAATTACTCATGAAAGTTATCAAAAGATATGAAAGATCATCGGGAAATCATAGAAGAAATGGAATTATAATAATTTCAGGAAAGAATATTAAAAAATCAGCAGAAATTAAGAATGCCACAATTTTTGACATTGCCCCTACAGTACTTCATCTGTTAGGATTCCCTGTTGCAAAGGATATGAAGGGGAGGGTTTTAACGGAAGTTATAGATGATGATTGGTTATCCAAGTTTCCGATTTCATATATAAAGAGCTATGAAGGAGTCGTTAAAAAGGAAATTATACCTGAATTGAAGGCTTCTGATAAAAAGGATTTAGAAAGATTGAAAGCTTTGGGTTATATAAAGTAAGATGTAGTATTGCTTGACCTACTCTGTGAGTATCTCGAGCATTCGGTCAAGCTCATCCAATGAGTAGTATTCTATAATAATCTTTCCCCGATTAGTTTTTTCGTTGTGAGAGAGTTTAACCTTCGTTGCCAATGCTTCTCTGAGCCGCTCTTCCAAGGCAACTATTTCAGGAGATTTCTCGCTCTTTTTGGATTTTATTATATTTTTTTCAATTTTTATACCCTGAGAGGCAATTTTTTCAGTCTGCCTGACTGAAAGGGAATCCCTTACTATCAATTCGGCAAGTGCAATTTGATCCTCTTCCTTCTCTATGCCGCAAATAACACGGGCATGCCCCATAGATATTTCTTCATTTACTATGTATTGCTTGACCTTTTCAGGCAATTTGAGAAGACGCAGATAATTTGCAATAGTACTTCTTTCCTTCCCAACTATCGAAGCAAGCTCGTTTTGATTTAAATTGTGTTCCTTCATCAAGTGTCCATATGCCTCTGCTTCTTCGATCGGATTTAAATCTTCACGCTGAATATTTTCTATGAGGGCAATTTCTTCAATCTCTTTGTCAGGTATATCTTTCACGATTGCCGGGATTTTTTCTATTCCTGCTTTTTTCGCTGCACGCCACCGCCTTTCACCAGCAATAATGATAAAGTGCTTCCCCTTCTTTTTTACAAGTATTGGCTGAATTACCCCCTTTGTTTTTATGGAAGAAACCAATTCCTGCATCTTTTCATCATCGAAACTTTTTCGCGGCTGATGTTTTCCCGGTTTAATGTCTTTGAGATTGATCTCTTTGACAAATTCTCTTTTCAATTCCTTGATTTCATCTCCTGAAGAGATGAGCGCATCTAACCCTTTACCTAATGATTTCCTTTTCATTATTTATGATTTCCTCTGTTAATTGTTTATAAGTTTCAGCGCCTTTCGAGTTTTTGTCGTAGAGTATGATAGGTTTTCCAAAACTTGGTGCTTCTGAAAGGCGCACATTTCGGGGAATAACGGTTTTGAATACTTTTTCCCCAAATTTTTCTCTTACATTTTCACACACTTCTAATGAAAGATTCGTTCTCACATCCTGCATCGTAAGTAAAATGCCTTCTATTTCAAGGTCAGGGTTGATGGTTTCTCTGATTTTTCTTATGGTTGTAAAAATTTGAGCCATTCCTTCAAGAGCATAATATTCACATTGAAGAGGAATAAGGACGGAATCGGATGCGCAAAGCGCGTTCACTGTAAGCACTCCCAATGAAGGAGGACAATCTATTATGATGAATTCAAAGGAATCCCTAATTTCTTGAAGACAATTTCTCAAGAGGCTTTCACGAGGAGAGACATCCATAAGTTCCACTTCGGCACCAAATAGTTCGTTCGTTGAAGGAATTACCTTCAAGGTGGGAAACATACTGTCAACAAGGACTTCAGATATCTTTTTTCTCCCCAATATTGCTCTGTAAATAGATTTTGTCGCATCTGCATGATTTAACCCTAATCCGCTTGTTGCATTTCCTTGGGGATCCAAATCGATGAGTAAAGTGCTTATTCCTTTTTCACCAAGGCAAGCAGACACATTGATCGAGGTTGTGGTTTTCCCGACTCCTCCCTTCTGATTGGCAACGGCAATTACTTTTCCCATAATTCCATTAATCTTTGATACTTATATTTTTATCGTAACTGAATATTTCTTGTTGGGCAAGAAAAAAAGAAAACCCAAAATGTTCCACGTGGAACATTTTTGATTGTGATTAGATAATCATAAAGAGGAATAAAAATCAAAAAAAATCTTTATTTCATATATGTTGAAAAATTGTGGATAATTCGAAAAGGCATTTTTGTAAAAAATGATTTTAAAAATCAATATATTAGAAATTGAGATTTTTAAAATTAAAAGTTTTAAACATTTTTTTAACAGCTAAAAATGTTCCACGTGGAACATTCGATGTGAAAACTTGTCATTGAAAAGATAGTTTCTTGCGTTTATACTTTGTAGAAAATTTGGACAAAGATAATGAATAAAAATTATAAAGAGGGGAAAGATAAAAGCTCATATAATCAGCATCTGGAATGGCGTCTTGGAGCAATTTCATCTGAAATAAAATTTTAATGCATTTTCTTTGATAATGAACTGGATAGGTTTTGAAGAAAGAAAGGGAGTCGATTATGAAGGCAATGCTTTTGAATAGAATTTGCTCTCTCGATGTGGAGAATTCACCTTTGCAGAAGGTCGACATACCAATTCCTCAGCCATCTAACGATGAAATACTTATAAAGGTAAAGGTATGCGGAGTTTGCCACACTGAAATCGATGAAATAGAGGGACGTACAGCGCCGCCCGCACTTCCTGTAGTGCCGGGCCATCAAGTTGTTGGTGTTGTGGAAAAAGTGGGGAAAAATGTGGAAAAAGATGTGATAGGCAAGCGTGTAGGCGTTGCCTGGATTAACTCTGCCTGTGGAAAATGTAAGCTGTGTATAAGTGGAAAAGAAAATTTGTGTTCGGAATTTCGTGCAACAGGCCGTGATGTGAATGGAGGATATGAAGAATATATGGTCGTTAAAAGAGAATTTGCATATGAAATTCCTGATCCTTTATCTGATATCGAGGCTGCGCCGCTTCTCTGTGCTGGAGCAATCGGTTATCGCTCATTGATGCTTACGGGAATTGAAAACGGACAGCGGCTTGGATTGACGGGTTTTGGAGCATCAGGGCATTTGGTGCTCAAAATGGCAAGATATTTATATCCGCAGACCGATATATATGTGTTTGCACGAAGTGAAAAAGAACGACGTTTTGCTCTTGAATTAGGGGCTGTATGGGCGGGAGACATCAAAGAAACCCCTTTCGAGAAGATAGACTGCATAATAGATACAACACCGGTGTGGATGCCGGTTATTGAATCGCTCAAAAAACTTTCTCCGGGCGGCCGTCTTGTCATAAATGCCATAAGAAAAGAGGATATAGACAAAAATGCTTTAATATCAATAGATTATCCTGTTCATCTTTGGCTTGAGAAGGAAATAAAAAGTGTTGCGAATGTTACAAGAAAAGATGTTGAAGAGTTTCTCAAGCTTGCCGCAGAGATAAATATCAAACCAGAAGTTAATACCTTCGAATTAGAGGAAGCCAATGATGTGCTTTTGAAGATTAAGAAGGGAAATATTCGCGGTGCAAATGTTTTGGTGATTTCGTAATTCAGTCAATTTATGAGATATATAAAACCAACGATTCTAATAAGCAAATGCCTTGGATTCGATGCATGCAGGTATAATGGTAAACTCATTTATGACCCCTTCATTGAAAAATTAAGGAAATATGTAGATTTTATACCTCTATGTCCTGAAGTTGAAATAGGCTTGGGAGTACCACGAAAACCGCTAAAGGTAGTTATCGAGAATGGCAAGAAAAAACTGTACCAAATAGAGTCTAAAAAGCATTATACAAGAAAGTTGAGAGCATTTTCAAATAAAAATGCCAAAGTATTCGCTAATATCGATGGCGCAATTCTAAAAAGCCGTTCTCCATCGTGCGGATTAAGGGATGTTAAAATTTATTCTTCAGCATATGATAGTATCCCTATATCAAAAGGAAGCGGTCTTTTTGCAGAATATCTTTTGAAAATGAATCCTGCTATTCCTTGTGAAGATGAAAGACGCCTGAATAATATCAGAATAAGAGAATTTTTTTTGATTCGAATCCATCTCAGTTCATTATTCAGGACAGTTAAGAAAAAAGCTTCTATTCATTCTCTCACAAAATTTCATAATGAATACAAATTGTTATTTCTTCTCTATAATGAATCCAGAGTGAGAAAATTAGACAGAATTATTGAAAAGGCCGAAAAAAAATCAGTAAAATCAGTGAATTCATCCTATGAAGCAGTTATGAATGAACTTTTGTCTCATAGACCAACATATAATTCGTGGTGTAAAGTGTTTAGTTATAGCTTTGTTTTTGTGTCAGATAAGTTGTCATCTCAAGAAAAGAAGAATTTCTTGGAATTAATTGAGAGATTAAAAAAAAGAGAGATTTCTCTTTCTGTGCCTCGTGCCCTTCTTTATCAATGGGCTATAAGATTTGATGAAAAAAATCTATTGAATCAGAGAGTTTTGAGACCATACCCTCCTTCGTTGGATCAAATCGATATCTAATCAATTCATAAATTAATAATATTCATTCCTATCTAGGCTTCTATATTGGATTGCTTCTGCAATATGCTCTGTTTTTATCTTTTCAGCTTCATCGAGATCTGCAATTGTGCGCGCAATCTTGAGGATTCTGTCATAAGCCCTTGCGGAGAGGGAGAATTTTCTGATTGCGGCCTCTAAAAGGTCTTTTGATTCTTTGTTTATTCGACAGAATTCCCTTATATGCTTTTGTGTCATACGGGAGTTGAAAAATATCCCGCTTCCCTCATATCGTTTAAGCTGAATTTGTCGTGCTTTGTTGACTCTCTTTCTGATTGTTTCCGAACTTTCACCTCTTGTATCGTTTGCCATTTCTCTAAATTTTAAGGATGGCACTTCTATATGAATATCAATTCTGTCAAGTAGAGGTCCTGAAATTTTGGCAAGGTATCGCTGAATTTGGTTTGGAGTGCAGATACATTGTTTATTCTCATCAAAACGATAACCGCATGGACAGGGATTGAGTGCTGCAACGAGCATAAATTTTGAAGGAAATGTGAGAGAGCCTGTTGCTCGTGATATTGTTATTTTTCCGTCTTCAAGCGGTTGACGCAAAGATTCTATTACATTTCGTCTAAATTCAGGCAATTCATCGAGAAATAGAACGCCATTATGGGCGATGCTCGCTTCTCCCGGCATAGGCGAGGTGCCGCCACCTATCAATCCTGCATCAGAAATAGAATGATGTGGACTTCTGAAAGGTCTTTTATTGATTATTGGAAAGTTTGAGTTTATATTTCCTAATACAGAGTGAATCCGTGTGCACTCGATTGCTTCTTCAAAGGTCATTTCAGGCAAAATCGATGGAAGACGTCGAGCAAGCATTGTTTTACCTGCGCCCGGTGAGCCAATCATCAAAATGTTATGGCTTCCTGCTGCGGCTATTTCAAGCGCTCTCTTTGCATGCTCCTGCCCTTTGACATCGCAAAAATCGGGTTCAATGCCATTTTGTCTTTGAAAAAGCTCTTTAATATTTGATTTATAAGGGGATATTTCAATATTTCCATTTAGAAAGTTTACTGCTTCCGTCAAGTGATTGACAGGGATTACCTCTATTCCATCCACCAAAGAAGCTTCAAGACGGTTTTGAAAGGGTATGATGATTCCCCGTTTACCATTTTTTTTTGCCGCAAGCGCCATTGGCAGAACTCCTTTTATAGGACGAATACTACCATCGAGGGATAGTTCTCCTGCAATGACATAACCAAATCTTGTTATTCGGGCTTGAGGTATGCAGGCACTCAAAATTCCTGCAGCAATAGGAAGATCAAAAATGGGACCTTCCTTCCTCATATTGGCAGGTGCAAGATTTACGGTAATTTTTTTGACAGGGAATTTGTAGCCGGAATTCGTTATTGCCGCTTTTACTCTTTCTCGGCTTTCTCGCACCGCTGTGTCAGGAAGTCCGACTGTGTTATATGAGGGAATTCCCGGAGCAGCATCAATTTCAACATGGACGGTGTATGCTTCAATTCCTATCGTTGTCGATGATTCAACCCTTGAAATCATATTGAGATAATTAGTTAATTTTGTATATTTTTCGTCTATTATGTATTTTTATGAGAGATTTGTCAATGAAGAATTTAGAGAGACATTTCATATTACAGAGAAATCGAAATTTGAATATTTGTTCAAATGATAAAATAACTTGACAAAAGGGTAAAAAGATTTAATATTGAGATTGACTCTCAATAACAATTTGACGAAAAAGGGACGAGATGCATACAAATCTTGATAAAATGGAAGAAACTGCACAACCATCTATTATTCTCGTTGGAAATGCAAATGTTGGTAAAAGCGTCATCTTTGGAAATCTCACTGGCACTTATGTAGTTGTTTCAAATTATCCTGGCACCACGATTGATATCAGTGAGGGGCAGTATAGCTTCTATGACGAAAAAGAAGGGAAAAAAGTTGAGGTAAGAATTATTGACAGCCCCGGAGTTAATTCTTTGATACCGCGCTCAGAGGATGAAAGAGTAACGAGAAATCTTATTCTTGAAGAAAATCCTGTTGGCATCATTCAGGTTGCAGATGCTAAAAACCTTAAACGCTCACTTCTTATTACTACACAACTTGCTGAGATGGGGATTCCAATCATTCTTGTGCTGAATGTCTTCGATGAGGCGATGGAAAGAGGTATAAATATTGATTTGGGGAAACTTTCTTCACTTCTTGGAGTAAGAGTAATACCCTCTGTGGCTACGCAGAAGACAGGGCTTTCCGAAATAAAGAAGGCAATGAATCATTTTCAGGTACCAACGATTTCCTTTACATATAATCAGGCAATTGAAAAATCAATTTCCGAAATTATTGAGCTTCTTCCTGATGGATTGAAAATCTCAAAAAGGTCAATTGCACTAATGCTTCTTGCAGGTGATAAGAGTCTTCTGAAAAAGCTGAAACAATTTTTTCCTAATGCTGACTGGAAGAGCGTTGTGGAAATTGTTGAAGGAACAAAACTAAATTTTAGAGACCCTGTGAATTTTATAATAAGCAGAGAGCGGTATAGGTTTGTGAATGAGATTTATGACCAGTGCGTAAGTTTGAAAAAGAAGAAAGAAGCGCAATTCAGAAACTTCCTTGGTGACATTATGATTCATCCACTTTATGGGCTTCCTGTGCTTCTCTTTGTCCTCTTTCTTCTTTATGAGATTGTTGGGGTTTTAGGGGCAGGTGTTGCAGTAGATTTTTTAGAGTCCAAGGTGTTTGGAGAATTTATCAATCCTAGAATTGCTTCTTTTCTAAAATATGTCAATACCCCGCAAATTTTGTATGAGATGCTTATGGGTGAATATGGACTTATCAGTATGGGGCTTACATATGCAGTGGCAATAGTATTTCCTATAGTCGGTTTTTTCTTCGTCTTCTTTGGGATTTTGGAGGACTCCGGGTATCTGCCTCGCCTTACGATAATGTCAAACCGACTTTTTAAAAAGATTGGACTTCAGGGACGAGCAGTCCTTCCAATGGTGCTTGGTCTTGGATGCGATACAATGGCAACTCTTACAACAAGGAT includes:
- a CDS encoding DUF1722 domain-containing protein, which gives rise to MRYIKPTILISKCLGFDACRYNGKLIYDPFIEKLRKYVDFIPLCPEVEIGLGVPRKPLKVVIENGKKKLYQIESKKHYTRKLRAFSNKNAKVFANIDGAILKSRSPSCGLRDVKIYSSAYDSIPISKGSGLFAEYLLKMNPAIPCEDERRLNNIRIREFFLIRIHLSSLFRTVKKKASIHSLTKFHNEYKLLFLLYNESRVRKLDRIIEKAEKKSVKSVNSSYEAVMNELLSHRPTYNSWCKVFSYSFVFVSDKLSSQEKKNFLELIERLKKREISLSVPRALLYQWAIRFDEKNLLNQRVLRPYPPSLDQIDI
- the feoB gene encoding ferrous iron transport protein B, with protein sequence MHTNLDKMEETAQPSIILVGNANVGKSVIFGNLTGTYVVVSNYPGTTIDISEGQYSFYDEKEGKKVEVRIIDSPGVNSLIPRSEDERVTRNLILEENPVGIIQVADAKNLKRSLLITTQLAEMGIPIILVLNVFDEAMERGINIDLGKLSSLLGVRVIPSVATQKTGLSEIKKAMNHFQVPTISFTYNQAIEKSISEIIELLPDGLKISKRSIALMLLAGDKSLLKKLKQFFPNADWKSVVEIVEGTKLNFRDPVNFIISRERYRFVNEIYDQCVSLKKKKEAQFRNFLGDIMIHPLYGLPVLLFVLFLLYEIVGVLGAGVAVDFLESKVFGEFINPRIASFLKYVNTPQILYEMLMGEYGLISMGLTYAVAIVFPIVGFFFVFFGILEDSGYLPRLTIMSNRLFKKIGLQGRAVLPMVLGLGCDTMATLTTRILETRRERVIATLLLALGVPCSAQLGVIIGMLGGMSLKALLIVVATVIIQLLIVGLLAAKVIPGKSSDFLSEIPPIRIPKIDNIIVKTFHRIVWFMKEAVPLFLLGTFCLFLFEKTGILLMVQEAVKPILSGLLSLPAETAEAFIVGFLRRDFGAAGLFRLAKEGYIDILQTTVSVTVMVLFVPCVAHLFVMIKELGLKVAMAITLFVIFYAMLTGAVLNQILRFFNVF
- a CDS encoding ParA family protein, yielding MGKVIAVANQKGGVGKTTTSINVSACLGEKGISTLLIDLDPQGNATSGLGLNHADATKSIYRAILGRKKISEVLVDSMFPTLKVIPSTNELFGAEVELMDVSPRESLLRNCLQEIRDSFEFIIIDCPPSLGVLTVNALCASDSVLIPLQCEYYALEGMAQIFTTIRKIRETINPDLEIEGILLTMQDVRTNLSLEVCENVREKFGEKVFKTVIPRNVRLSEAPSFGKPIILYDKNSKGAETYKQLTEEIINNEKEIIR
- a CDS encoding ATP-binding protein codes for the protein MISRVESSTTIGIEAYTVHVEIDAAPGIPSYNTVGLPDTAVRESRERVKAAITNSGYKFPVKKITVNLAPANMRKEGPIFDLPIAAGILSACIPQARITRFGYVIAGELSLDGSIRPIKGVLPMALAAKKNGKRGIIIPFQNRLEASLVDGIEVIPVNHLTEAVNFLNGNIEISPYKSNIKELFQRQNGIEPDFCDVKGQEHAKRALEIAAAGSHNILMIGSPGAGKTMLARRLPSILPEMTFEEAIECTRIHSVLGNINSNFPIINKRPFRSPHHSISDAGLIGGGTSPMPGEASIAHNGVLFLDELPEFRRNVIESLRQPLEDGKITISRATGSLTFPSKFMLVAALNPCPCGYRFDENKQCICTPNQIQRYLAKISGPLLDRIDIHIEVPSLKFREMANDTRGESSETIRKRVNKARQIQLKRYEGSGIFFNSRMTQKHIREFCRINKESKDLLEAAIRKFSLSARAYDRILKIARTIADLDEAEKIKTEHIAEAIQYRSLDRNEYY
- a CDS encoding ParB/RepB/Spo0J family partition protein, with protein sequence MKRKSLGKGLDALISSGDEIKELKREFVKEINLKDIKPGKHQPRKSFDDEKMQELVSSIKTKGVIQPILVKKKGKHFIIIAGERRWRAAKKAGIEKIPAIVKDIPDKEIEEIALIENIQREDLNPIEEAEAYGHLMKEHNLNQNELASIVGKERSTIANYLRLLKLPEKVKQYIVNEEISMGHARVICGIEKEEDQIALAELIVRDSLSVRQTEKIASQGIKIEKNIIKSKKSEKSPEIVALEERLREALATKVKLSHNEKTNRGKIIIEYYSLDELDRMLEILTE
- a CDS encoding alcohol dehydrogenase → MKAMLLNRICSLDVENSPLQKVDIPIPQPSNDEILIKVKVCGVCHTEIDEIEGRTAPPALPVVPGHQVVGVVEKVGKNVEKDVIGKRVGVAWINSACGKCKLCISGKENLCSEFRATGRDVNGGYEEYMVVKREFAYEIPDPLSDIEAAPLLCAGAIGYRSLMLTGIENGQRLGLTGFGASGHLVLKMARYLYPQTDIYVFARSEKERRFALELGAVWAGDIKETPFEKIDCIIDTTPVWMPVIESLKKLSPGGRLVINAIRKEDIDKNALISIDYPVHLWLEKEIKSVANVTRKDVEEFLKLAAEINIKPEVNTFELEEANDVLLKIKKGNIRGANVLVIS